One Pelodiscus sinensis isolate JC-2024 chromosome 24, ASM4963464v1, whole genome shotgun sequence DNA segment encodes these proteins:
- the LOC102458020 gene encoding mucosal pentraxin-like — MAKWQLWLLVLAGLSGAIAQTDLEGQVFVFPKESADAQVILNMNHNGPLQNFTVCLRYFTDLTRAYSLFSYATRTKDNEILLFKDRPGVLSLVVGGEWVVFKFPENTGSSRGWEHVCASWESATGIAELWVNWNPLPRKGLQKGYSISNQGVIVLGQEQDSFGGGFDASQSFVGELSDVCMWDLVTAMSDVRAASADSQLSPSVLNWGALQYQIKGYVVLKPMLR; from the coding sequence ATCTCGAAGGACAGGTCTTTGTTTTTCCCAAGGAATCTGCTGATGCTCAAGTGATCCTGAACATGAATCACAACGGTCCCCTTCAGAACTTTACCGTGTGTCTCAGATACTTCACGGACCTGACCCGGGCCTACAGCCTCTTCTCCTATGCGACCAGGACCAAGGACAATGAGATCCTCCTCTTCAAAGACAGACCTGGGGTGCTCTCACTGGTTGTTGGGGGGGAATGGGTGGTCTTTAAATTCCCAGAAAACACAGGCTCAAGCAGAGGCTGGGAGCACGTTTGTGCCAGCTGGGAATCTGCCACTGGCATAGCCGAGCTCTGGGTGAACTGGAATCCCTTACCTAGGAAGGGGCTGCAGAAAGGCTACTCCATCAGCAACCAGGGTGTGATTgtcctggggcaggagcaggactcCTTTGGGGGTGGGTTTGATGCCTCACAGTCATTTGTAGGGGAACTTAGTGACGTGTGTATGTGGGACCTGGTCACTGCGATGTCTGATGTGCGCGCTGCCAGCGCTGATTCGCAGTTGTCCCCATCTGTCCTGAACTGGGGTGCTTTGCAGTATCAGATAAAGGGCTATGTGGTATTGAAACCCATGCTGAGATAA